In one Bactrocera tryoni isolate S06 chromosome 5, CSIRO_BtryS06_freeze2, whole genome shotgun sequence genomic region, the following are encoded:
- the LOC120777013 gene encoding uncharacterized protein LOC120777013, whose protein sequence is MELLNAKHRDYKTRNILTTAERIKVIKAYKRMPNYQRLASTFGCSAKQIKNIISNKDQLLRHYDSVRANKLTDEVTNRRQEKIDFLGKVVYEFLLRALYLRMPIGTTIIRQKAFEVKEAIAIENFSPNNVWLRDFKATYNRLDLASMMEHLPSDMDQRRSLKCIDIIEYVSQQEREERRKMLTMTKDENCNSVWESDADGSHSSCSYEHTVNNRVDDSGEVFSDADMKSNDDDSVVGTNIEPIVVNLASDDEEGSNDGVSLAKAESINVPTNQSISTQKPISLPPFPDIHSYPEALRHLRVLEDFAMIEENYRAIGLITQLEQIFKNPPKLKSLTH, encoded by the coding sequence ATGGAATTGTTAAACGCGAAACATCGCGATTATAAAACGCGCAATATACTGACGACGGCGGAGCGCATTAAGGTGATCAAAGCCTACAAACGCATGCCGAACTATCAACGTTTGGCGAGCACATTCGGCTGCAGTGCCAAGCAGATAAAGAACATCATTTCGAATAAGGATCAACTGTTGCGTCATTACGATAGCGTGCGCGCCAATAAGCTAACCGATGAGGTGACCAATCGACGGCAAGAGAAGATCGACTTTCTCGGCAAAGTCGTCTATGAGTTTCTGCTGCGCGCTCTCTACCTGCGCATGCCGATCGGCACCACGATCATACGCCAAAAGGCATTTGAAGTTAAGGAAGCGATTGCCATTGAAAATTTCTCACCCAACAATGTTTGGCTGCGCGACTTCAAAGCCACTTATAATCGTTTGGATTTGGCGAGCATGATGGAGCACTTGCCCAGCGATATGGATCAGCGGCGTTCGCTGAAGTGCATCGATATAATCGAGTATGTTAGTCAGCAGGAGAGAGAAGAACGGCGCAAAATGTTGACAATGACGAAAGATGAGAATTGCAATAGTGTGTGGGAGAGTGATGCGGATGGCAGTCATAGTTCGTGTAGTTACGAGCATACGGTGAATAATCGAGTCGACGACAGTGGCGAGGTGTTCAGCGATGCTGATATGAAAAGTAATGATGACGATAGCGTCGTCGGTACAAATATTGAGCCGATTGTCGTGAATCTAGCGTCGGATGACGAGGAAGGGAGCAATGATGGTGTCTCTCTTGCCAAAGCAGAATCAATCAACGTGCCTACTAATCAGAGCATTTCGACGCAAAAACCGATATCGTTGCCCCCCTTCCCCGATATACACAGTTATCCGGAGGCTTTGCGTCATTTGCGGGTGCTCGAAGACTTTGCGATGATTGAGGAGAACTATCGTGCCATCGGCTTGATAACTCAACTGGAGCAGATATTTAAGAATCCACCCAAATTGAAGAGTTTAACTCATTGA
- the LOC120777012 gene encoding uncharacterized protein LOC120777012 — protein MEPQQLKWRQYKSYKRLTLGQRIQVIKAYKYIPNYRQLAMHFGCSELQIRRIMGSKDELLQSYESVRAKNLNATVDNSNEAKIELLGKVIFEFLLRALNHRMSTDATAIRRKALEVKEALAIENFTPNDAWLHAFKLKHNSVDLMKTLEQLESDMGKRSSLDCNDIIAYVREQQKEEQRKLLAEDKRIAALSKRVEELCKSETELNMERAKTKEKTAKVPTTTKTQRRLKDDIEALVMSIMSDVKEQNVETSVPSTSTTKSAQVVEPTEISIKTEAEENDLVSVVKIESTDISDNTYSTTTQKPTTNQPKRSTRITNYKEALRYLRVLENFVMTEENYSALSLITQLEYIFRSTADAKSKAT, from the coding sequence atggaGCCGCAACAGCTGAAGTGGCGCCAGTACAAGTCCTACAAGAGGCTGACGTTGGGCCAACGCATACAAGTGATTAAGGCCTACAAATACATACCAAACTATCGGCAATTGGCCATGCATTTCGGCTGTAGTGAATTGCAGATTAGGAGAATTATGGGCAGCAAGGATGAACTGCTGCAGAGCTATGAGAGCGTACGTGCCAAGAATCTAAACGCCACAGTGGACAATTCAAATGAGGCGAAAATCGAATTGCTCGGCAAAGTGATCTTTGAATTTCTACTACGCGCACTCAATCATCGCATGTCTACCGATGCGACCGCCATACGCCGCAAAGCGTTGGAGGTGAAGGAAGCCCTGGCCATTGAGAATTTCACACCGAACGATGCGTGGCTGCATGCTTTCAAACTAAAACACAATAGTGTGGACCTCATGAAGACGTTGGAGCAATTGGAGAGTGATATGGGTAAGCGTAGCTCGTTGGATTGCAATGACATTATTGCATATGTGCGCGAGCAGCAAAAAGAGGAGCAACGCAAACTGTTGGCCGAAGATAAGCGCATTGCTGCATTGAGCAAAAGAGTGGAAGAGTTATGCAAAAGTGAAACTGAACTGAATATGGAACGTgcaaaaactaaagaaaaaactgcaaaagtacCCACGACAACAAAAACCCAAAGACGTCTTAAAGACGATATCGAAGCGCTTGTTATGAGCATAATGTCAGATGTCAAAGAACAAAATGTCGAAACGTCTGTGCCAAGTACAAGCACTACTAAGAGCGCGCAGGTAGTGGAACCCACTGAAATCAGTATAAAAACCGAAGCTGAGGAGAATGACCTAGTCTCGGTTGTTAAAATTGAATCCACCGATATTAGCGATAACACTTACAGCACAACAActcaaaaaccaacaacaaatcaGCCAAAACGTAGCACACGTATAACAAATTATAAGGAGGCGTTGCGTTATTTAAGAGTTCTGGAGAATTTCGTCATGACTGAGGAGAACTATAGCGCGCTTAGCTTGATAACACAACTGGAGTATATATTTAGGAGTACGGCCGATGCGAAAAGTAAAGCTACGTAA
- the LOC120776598 gene encoding uncharacterized protein LOC120776598, whose amino-acid sequence MAKDTISLRNKSIPEISKKKSVKDYIDIDQTVLEPSPQRIRNILTLEERVAAIEAYDCRPMYTKVAKMFNCSWEQIKNIIANRDAIMEFYMATRSAETQNDSNRLEVRSRKIRFLGECLYEYIQRAQFHAKAHITEELLRMKAIEFRDIIQIDNFMPNKAWINHFKATYNFSLSNRQITITRTPPTSLDLKDIMTYCTKNKAKAEASSPSAIEDRESDLYRTATRIAISGENEAALQEMKQRRLRKINFLKKTLFEYWQRARHHHKMRMNENSLRKVAFELKEMLKIDNFYPDKEWLTQYITVIYPAMLKQAQDMRPPPLSLDLKDILSYCSRQENKKQAPSTITLAPKETAQQPTTTTAATTTPLVQIHTFNLRRSDEAGKPTGAQSATSAKPATTTTTLVTKIKEEVIDLDADEEEQDVKPNISELVPPPPSPTTTTAATVETNKRRRTPTPPAAPVSTQTVQQQHAAPATTSHAAQLPALRVVSLSELVPPLAPLPKIASPVTSQTNNTHTPEITQTISLGRKRPSSEASFTHQPLKIQKIESIGVPVTERPAHSPGHWSEHSDRDEEELPKHVTNYTDALKLLKPLEEFAMLEENYRVIGLISQLEEIFKHPPPKEDN is encoded by the exons ATGGCTAAG GACACAATTTCATTACGGAACAAGTCGATACCGGAGATCAGCAAGAAAAAG AGTGTCAAGGACTACATCGACATCGATCAAACCGTGCTGGAACCGAGTCCGCAACGCATACGCAACATATTGACGCTGGAGGAGCGCGTCGCCGCCATAGAGGCCTACGATTGTCGGCCCATGTACACGAAAGTGGCGAAAATGTTCAATTGCAGTTGGGAGCAAATCAAGAATATAATCGCCAATCGTGATGCTATAATGGAATTCTATATGGCCACCCGAAGCGCTGAAACGCAAAACGATTCCAATCGCCTTGAGGTACGTTCGCGTAAAATACGCTTTCTCGGCGAATGCCTCTACGAGTACATACAGCGTGCACAATTTCACGCAAAGGCGCACATAACGGAAGAGTTGTTGCGCATGAAAGCCATCGAATTTCGCGATATCATACAAATCGATAATTTCATGCCGAACAAGGCGTGGATTAATCACTTCAAAGCGACCTACAATTTTTCGCTGTCAAATCGACAAATAACGATCACACGCACACCGCCCACCTCGCTGGATCTCAAGGACATCATGACCTATTGCACGAAGAATAAAGCCAAAGCGGAGGCGTCAAGCCCAAGCGCGATTGAGGACAGAGAATCCGATCTATATCGCACCGCCACGCGCATCGCTATCTCTGGCGAGAATGAAGCCGCTTTGCAGGAGATGAAACAACGGCGCTTACGCAAAATCAACTTTCTCAAGAAGACGCTCTTCGAGTATTGGCAACGCGCCAGACACCACCATAAGATGCGTATGAATGAGAACTCGTTGCGCAAAGTCGCTTTCGAATTGAAAGAGATGCTGAAAATCGACAATTTCTATCCGGATAAAGAGTGGTTGACGCAGTACATAACGGTCATATATCCGGCAATGCTGAAGCAAGCGCAGGATATGCGTCCGCCGCCGCTTTCGCTCGACCTGAAGGACATACTGAGCTACTGCAGCAGGCAGGAGAATAAGAAACAGGCGCCCAGCACGATAACACTTGCGCCAAAAGAAACTGCGcagcaaccaacaacaacaaccgcagcAACAACCACACCGCTAGTGCAAATACACACCTTTAACTTGCGACGCAGCGATGAGGCTGGCAAACCTACGGGTGCGCAGAGCGCAACAAGCGCTAAaccagctacaacaacaactacgttAGTGACGAAAATCAAAGAAGAAGTCATAGATCTGGACGCGGATGAAGAGGAGCAGGATGTTAAACCAAACATAAGTGAACTTGTGCCACCACCACCATCGCCTACGACAACAACTGCAGCAACTGTCGAAACTAATAAACGCCGCAGAACACCAACACCACCTGCCGCGCCGGTGTCCACACAAAccgtgcaacaacaacacgcggCGCCAGCCACCACGTCCCATGCCGCTCAACTGCCCGCTCTGAGAGTCGTGAGCTTAAGTGAATTAGTGCCACCGCTAGCACCGTTGCCAAAAATTGCGTCACCGGTCACATCGCAAACCAATAATACGCACACCCCTGAAATAACTCAAACAATAAGCTTAGGTCGCAAACGTCCGAGCAGCGAGGCGAGCTTCACGCACCAACCGCTGAAAATACAAAAGATCGAGTCGATTGGCGTACCAGTTACCGAGCGACCAGCACATAGTCCGGGACATTGGTCGGAGCATAGCGACCGCGACGAGGAGGAGCTGCCCAAACACGTGACTAATTACACCGACGCGCTGAAGCTTTTGAAACCATTGGAGGAATTCGCGATGCTGGAGGAGAACTATCGTGTCATCGGTTTAATATCACAGCTCGAAGAGATTTTCAAGCATCCACCGCCGAAGGAGGACAACTAA
- the LOC120777556 gene encoding uncharacterized protein LOC120777556: protein MWSEAAEADLIKLWRAKMPQLRSDRQYSGHILVYQEMADAMETLGHEYTAAEIKEKLYEFTNKYKHEQQKIAPSSWTALWVSFDIENIEPINEDCENECQSTLPRTDASPFDNSNHSSSSGTENNENKTAVSVMEEMREDFLKATQSWKEANEKHQIILQKYVNDFREMKDAFIDFLRRQN from the exons ATGTGGAGTGAGGCTGCCGAAGCCGATCTTATAAAGCTGTGGCGAGCAAAAATGCCACAGCTTCGATCAGACAGGCAATACAGCGGCCACATACTCGTATATCAGGAGATGGCGGACGCCATGGAGACTCTTGGCCACGAGTATACTGCCGCAGAAATAAAAGAGAAACTGTATGAATTCACCAACAAATACAA gCATGAGCAACAGAAAATTGCCCCTTCTTCGTG GACAGCATTATGGGTAAGTT TTGATATTGAGAACATTGAGCCGATTAATGAGGATTGCGAAAACGAATGTCAATCAACACTTCCGAGGACTGACGCATCGCCATTCGATAACTCCAATCACTCTTCATCCAGTGGCactgaaaacaatgaaaataaaacggCAGTATCGGTGATGGAAGAAATGCGGGAGGATTTTTTGAAGGCGACTCAGTCGTGGAAGGAGGCTAATGAAAAACatcaaattattttgcaaaaatatgtcAATGACTTTCGCGAGATGAAGGATGCTTTCATCGACTTCCTTCGTCGCCAAAATTAG